A region from the Benincasa hispida cultivar B227 chromosome 12, ASM972705v1, whole genome shotgun sequence genome encodes:
- the LOC120068004 gene encoding uncharacterized protein LOC120068004, with amino-acid sequence MSTATNPCCHTLSFRPAPPNSRFSIRVHLKPLLPRFPPNSSIHCVSTLSRRRRNKWEILCFRREESSSENFASKSVEDKLAEDLVPTPEINQPCDPRKEWASNLYKAIESIFVTKPWVVPWTAKTIVQVMLLWVASFWVIGSWIIPIIAHTAGYRKEFMTHRGQALYSLLTDVAEGLTGMAILHRCLSNFHPLPPGWFKFSFEGKWQFDVGLGCLMFPLVNRLSQVNLNLLPVLPSTPITVSSVEQSIVARDPVAMALYAVVVSVCAPIWEEIVFRGFLLPSLTKYMPVWCSILVSSIAFALAHFNMQRMLPLILLGMVMGTVYARTRNLLPSMLLHSLWNAFVFLDLMK; translated from the exons ATGTCCACTGCAACAAACCCTTGTTGCCACACTCTCTCCTTTCGCCCTGCTCCTCCCAATTCCAGGTTTTCGATTAGGGTTCATTTGAAGCCTCTCCTCCCTCGGTTTCCTCCCAATTCAAGCATCCATTGCGTCAGCACTCTCTCCCGCCGCCGCCGAAAT AAATGGGAGATTCTGTGTTTTCGGCGTGAAGAGTCCTCGTCAGAAAATTTTGCGTCCAAGTCTGTGGAAGATAAATTGGCAGAAGACCTGGTGCCAACCCCTGAAATCAACCAACCGTGTGACCCAAGAAAAGAATGGGCGTCTAATTTATACAAG GCCATTGAATCAATATTTGTTACAAAACCTTGGGTGGTTCCATGGACAGCGAAAACCATTGTTCAG GTTATGCTTCTCTGGGTTGCATCATTTTGGGTTATAGGGTCGTGGATAATTCCAATAATAGCCCATACAGCAGGATACAGAAAGGAATTCATGACGCACAGAGGGCAAGCCTTGTACAGCCTTCTCACGGATGTGGCCGAAGGGCTTACTGGGATGGCGATTCTGCATCGCTGCCTCTCAAATTTTCATCCCCTTCCACCCGGCTGGTTTAAATTCAGCTTCGAAGGGAAATGGCAATTTGATGTTGGTTTAGGCTGCCTTATGTTTCCACTTGTAAACCGTCTTTCACAGGTGAATCTAAACTTGTTGCCCGTTCTTCCCTCAACTCCGATTACTGTCTCAAGTGTTGAACAATCAATCGTTGCTAGGGACCCAGTGGCAATGGCACTCTATGCAGTAGTCGTGTCTGTCTGTGCCCCCATTTGGGAGGAGATTGTGTTCCGAGGGTTCCTTCTACCGTCGTTGACTAAATATATGCCGGTATGGTGCTCTATTTTGGTGAGTTCAATAGCTTTTGCTCTGGCACATTTCAATATGCAGAGGATGCTACCTCTGATACTGCTTGGGATGGTGATGGGTACTGTGTATGCAAGGACTAGGAACCTTCTACCATCAATGTTGTTGCATAGCCTTTGGAATGCCTTTGTATTCTTAGATCTCATGAAATAA
- the LOC120092710 gene encoding probable membrane-associated kinase regulator 6, protein MEASSQSLSIESFSYSWLVNMRSSFDISCGNSFRTSLDEASFIEMDPTMPPSKRFYFTNSSRPSHDFKFPALSPSPSLPLVHADQLISNGYLVPLQAYEGVLGAMIGSPDVKLTAEPPGKSESLRKCCRRLSRQIFEKYLNFLRPLCRRFQRVGGGGNCGNGKLGGKKLLFHGGTTREAHHQCFDEWRRSSCDSETSIYDAVLHCKNSIGK, encoded by the exons ATGGAAGCTTCTTCCCAGTCTCTATCCATAGAAAGCTTCTCATACAGTTGGTTGGTGAACATGAGATCATCCTTTGACATTAGCTGTGGCAATTCCTTCAGAACCTCTCTTGATGAAGCTTCCTTCATTGAAATGGATCCTACAATGCCACCCTCCAAGAGATTCTACTTCACTAATTCCTCTCGGCCTTCTCACGACTTCAAATTCCCCGCTCTCTCCCCGTCTCCCTCGCTCCCTCTCGTACATGCTGACCAGCTCATCTCCAACGGCTACCTCGTCCCC tTGCAAGCGTACGAGGGCGTATTGGGTGCCATGATAGGTTCACCCGATGTTAAGCTCACGGCAGAGCCACCGGGGAAATCGGAGTCGTTGAGGAAGTGTTGCAGGAGATTATCAAGGCAGATTTTTgagaaatatttgaactttttaaggcCACTTTGCAGAAGGTTTCAAAGGGTAGGAGGAGGAGGAAATTGTGGGAATGGTAAATTAGGAGGGAAGAAGTTGTTGTTCCATGGTGGAACTACAAGAGAAGCTCATCATCAGTGTTTTGATGAATGGAGAAGATCTTCTTGTGATTCTGAGACCTCAATTTATGATGCAGTTCTTCACTGCAAAAACTCCATAG GAAAAtga